In Leptospiraceae bacterium, one DNA window encodes the following:
- the raiA gene encoding ribosome-associated translation inhibitor RaiA: MKINYTWKHVDRSESAEEYADKKFQVITKFTHKIISCDVSFELSHGTIHANLKLHSDGTVFNAQNSEKDIYACIDGLESKIHRQLEKFHDKKSSH; the protein is encoded by the coding sequence ATGAAAATAAATTATACATGGAAGCATGTAGATCGTTCAGAATCAGCAGAAGAATACGCAGATAAAAAATTTCAAGTAATTACTAAGTTTACTCATAAAATCATTTCATGCGATGTTTCGTTTGAATTGAGCCATGGAACTATTCATGCCAATTTAAAACTACATTCCGATGGAACGGTATTCAACGCCCAGAATTCTGAAAAGGATATCTACGCATGTATTGATGGTTTAGAGTCCAAAATCCACAGGCAGTTAGAAAAATTTCATGATAAGAAATCAAGTCATTAA